Part of the Lolium rigidum isolate FL_2022 chromosome 6, APGP_CSIRO_Lrig_0.1, whole genome shotgun sequence genome, CCTATCTTAAAAACCTATGTTCTCCTACTGTAACTATATATGCGCATCAGAAATTCAGAATCAAGAGCGATGGAACGGTCCtacaaaaggcatgcctcattgcCTCCTCGCCTTCGGAGATGCTCTGGAGCGCCGGTCTCCAGTGCCCCCTAGCCTCGGGGTCGTCGCAGCACACCGTGCCCGAGTTGATCAGCTCCGCGAGCACCTGCTCCGTCCATGGCCCCTTGCCGTCCAGGCCGGCTTTCTGCAGCAGCTCCTGGACCTGCCTCTTGGTCACCCTGATCTTCACCTCCACCCGCTGATCCACCTTCTCGGCGGCCACCCTCTTCCCCTCCTCCACGTCCACCACCCACTCTTCGTCGTCCACCCACGACGCCGCGGCGCGCTGCGAATTGAAACAGTTACAGTTCCCCATCGACGATCGATCTCCTGATCGATGTAGATATAGAAGTTTATATCTCAAGCCTCGGAGCTGGCTCTTGATCTTTTTGAGCTAGATCGTCCTGCTTGAGTGGCTATTCTTTTTGCGAGAGACGAACGGAGAGAGCGAGAGCGAGAGCGAgagcgagagcgagagagagaggtgaTCGTTTGGCCTGCGTGGTAAATTAAGCTTATTTATATACCTagagctggaagatggccgtggttAGCGAGGCGTTTAGCGCGACGTGCCAACTTGGACCTTGGTGGAGTTGGACGTGGAAAACGGTCGTGTTCCTCTGTGTATGAACGTCTCGTCGAGGACAGGATATTGTTGATCCACATCAGTTCAACATGTCGTGTACAAGATAATAACTCTAATATTTCGCACGGACGAACATTCTCCAGCTTCTGCACGTGTTAGTGCCTGGCTGTTGCAATACTGCAACCGGGTGACATCTGGACCAAAGGTTTTTTTTGGATGTTTCTTTGGATCGTGAACAATGACCAAGGGGCTTAGCAGACTTCTAAACCATAAACCTCAAATCGGTGTATCTAGGTGATCCAAACGCGTTTTGAGGTTGAAAAACGGCCGCGCAGTCTAGACGCGCCAAACGcagcccgcataacaacatattctGAATATGTTGTTATGCTGGCCGCGTCCGATCTTGTTTCTTGATTGAGTAAAAAAGGGATATATGAAGCGCGTTTGGCGTCTCGACTGCGCGGCCATTTTTTGGCTCGCAACCAAAAACCGGAAACAAAGGGTTTATGCAAATCATCCGCTAATTCTCAATGCAAAAAcataatcatgcaaaatagattgtTCAAAGTACTCAATCATACATGAAACATGGCACCAATAGAAGATTGAACATCACATCATCAAGGAGGGAAGTGATCACGCGTCACCGTCGGTTGCCAGCGCATCGACATGGGCGCCATCACTCACCGTAGCGTCTTCAACTCCGGCATTCATCGCGGCAGCCATGGCAGCGCGTGCAGCTTCCCTCCTTCGCGCCATGATCTGCGTCTTCGTAAGCTTCCACCACTCAAGGCTAGCCTCATCCATGTCGGTCGGGTTCATCATCATATTGGCATTCTCCACCGCGATGAGCTCCGCCATGGCCCGGTGCTCCTCGGTGCGTGCTCTCCTCTCCTCGATGTCGTACTTGCGCTTTGCATCCTCCCGGAGCGTGATCCATTTTGCCTCCTTCTCCTTGGTtttcgcctccaccatctccttcTTTTCCTCCATAGTTTTCATCAACAACACCTCTTTGGACTTGACCATAACATCGATCTTGAGAGAAAATGATGCGACCTCTCCTTGTTTCTTGATCTTGTCCATGGCTGCCTTTGCTCCCTCCGGCCTCTTTTTGTTCTTCTTGGTCTCAAGCACatcatcctcctccgcctcctccaactCGACACGCTTATGCTTTGGTGGTGGCGCCTCTTGCTCCCTCAACTTCCATTTTAGATTGTGCTCAAGAAGGGTATAGCAATGAGAGAATTGgaacggtgatggcgtgtaactcacacgttcgttgggaaccccaagaggaaggtatgatgcgcacagcagcaagttttccctcagaaagaaaccaaggtttatcgaaccaggaggagccaagaagcacgttgaaggttgatggcggcgggatgtagtgtggcgcaacaccggagattccggcgccaacgtggaacctgcacaacacaaccaaagtactttgccccaacgaaacagtgaggttgtcaatctcaccggcttgctgtaacaaaggattagatgtatagtgtggatgatgattgtttgcagagaacagtaaaacaagtattgcagcagatttgtatttcagtataaaagaatggaccggggtccacagttcactagaggtgtctctcccataagatagcatgttgggtgaacaaattacagtcgggcaattgacaaatagagagggcataacaatgcacatacatgacatgatgaatatagtgagatttaattgggcattacgacaaagtacatagaccgctatccaagcatgcatctatgcctaaaaagtccaccttcagagttatcatccgaaccccttccaagtattaagttgtaaaacaacagacaattgcattaagtatggtgcgtaatgtaatcaataactacatcctcggacatagcatcaatgttttatccctagtggcaacaacgacatccacaaccttagaactttctgtcactgtcccagatttaatggaggcatgaacccactatcgagcataaatactccctcttggagttaagagtaaaaactggccagagcctctactaataacgaagagcatgcaagatcataaataacacataggtaatagattgataatcaacataacatagtattctctatccatcggatcccgacaaacacaacatatagaattacagatagatgatcttgatcatgttaggcagctcacaagatccgacaatgaagcacatgaggagaagacaaccatctagctactgctatggacccatagtccagtggtgaactactcactcatcactccgaaggagaccatggcggtgaagagtcctccggaagatgaatcccctctccggcagggtgccggaggtgatctccagaatcccccgagatgggattggcggcggcggcgtctcagtaaggttttccgtattgtggctctcggtactgggggtttcacgacgaaggctttaagtaggcggaagggcaacacggggggccacacgagggccccacacaccaggccggagcggccaagggccaggccgcgccgccctatggtgtcggtgcctcgtggccccacttcctttccccctcggtcttctggaagcttcgtgcaaaaatagaaccctgggtgttgatttcgtccaattccgagaatatttcctttgtaggatttctgaaaccaaaaacagcagaaaacagcaactggctcttcggcatctcgttaataggttagtgccggaaaatgcataaatacgacatataatgtgtataaaacatgtagatatcattaataatgtggcatggaacataagaaattatcgatac contains:
- the LOC124662874 gene encoding uncharacterized protein LOC124662874; the encoded protein is MGNCNCFNSQRAAASWVDDEEWVVDVEEGKRVAAEKVDQRVEVKIRVTKRQVQELLQKAGLDGKGPWTEQVLAELINSGTVCCDDPEARGHWRPALQSISEGEEAMRHAFCRTVPSLLILNF